One Antedon mediterranea chromosome 1, ecAntMedi1.1, whole genome shotgun sequence genomic window, tttaaaatcGAACATATAAGAGAACACAATAATTATTTGACGACTTGCAACAAAATGGTTCATAATAATCCCATCCTGAGTAAGAATATATGAGGGTTTTGAATCGGAAATTACTGGTTTCTCATATAAAAAGAgtataaatagtaggcctagtgtagCTATGGAAATGGAAGGATTACTATAACTCACAAGCCAATCTAAAATAACACTACAGCATATACTATACAGTAAGAAGTATTAGTTGGTTTATAattgattttatattaataactttaatgagcgagtcatatggccgagcggttaagacaggggcgccgtttaccgtacctaaagagccaacaacaacatcggcaagggttcgaggccgactcgctcctagttctggtggtggaacaagtcttctcggataaggactataaaccgtaggtccagtgtacacagttataacctgtgtgtactttaaagaacccagttcattattcgaaaaagagtagggggttaccccggtgaactggttcacacaatagcccatgtatcagggggattaccacctatctgataggacagtgattaattcactattggtaatccttggccacattgcctaaagacataaaataaaaaataaaataaaataaagcttggttctcactaggacgcaacgcaaggacgtaaacgcaacgtaagtgtgtcgaccaatgacaagcgacagttcaaataagctatcgcttgtgattggtcaactcacttgactctacgtccttgcgttgcgttgggAACCAACCTTTAGGGACAAATTATttgtgaaaataataatataatatattctacccttttaaatttgcataattaCATTCTGACCCTAATCTTGCAGAAACAATCAATAGTCTCTGTGTTATCATTTCCTAGCTACCCAGGTGTTTGCTATTTTTAACTTTGAATTTCAAAGACCTGTCACACgatttgattatttataatacaattatacatTTTGTCTTACATTTTCAAAAGCATACATGTGTACAGTTAATCTATCTAATGCTATGATTGACCTTTGACCGTTGCGGACGATTTTACCGTCTATCTATATACAGCAAGAACACACTACGCCATACGCTCTCAGTCTTTTGCTAAAATAATTGACGAAATAAAAATAGGACTTTAATAAAATAGAAGTCACATAGGGTACTGACGTCATGGTTAGGGTAATTGggattattataataacgtTATAGGTAAATAAAGTGAATTAACGACCAGGTGAGGACACATGTTATCTTATACAGCAAgagtttttaaaatacaattacaaaaacaatgacCTGAAAACTATATTTCTAgcgtgaatgacgtcagagatTAATTTACAAGAGGAGTTTATTGTAGAGAATATAGTTTTGACATTTTCGCCCTCTATCTAATTAACGATTGAAAATAGGCATACTCTGATTGCACAGGTCTATCtactgtatctataatttgtaTAGGTTGTTGCGTGTATACACAGGGAATGTATACCATAACTTGGCGCACGCGGCattgttttttataaaaacCGCCCTAAACCCGGTTCCCACTAGGGACGCAAATGCAAGGAAgtgtacgcgcaacgcaagcgagttgaccaatgaaaagcCACTGTTTCAATACTCCATCGCTTGTGAGTGGTCAAATcatttacgttgcgttacgttacgtTCTTGCGtcgttagtgggaaccaagcttaagcgtACGATAACTGCATAAAGTTcttaaaaatctgtttttaaacattaagGACTAGAAGTAGGTTACGAAAAGTCATGCCTTGTTGACAACAATCGGCGTGGGCGGTTTGTTTATTGcgtttttttcaaaatacagtACTCAGTAATCAGTAATCGTTATCTTTAGACtgaaatgtatttgtttttttgtaaaataaaaaaattgtcatttaatttttaatttagtgACGAaaaaagagtaggcctactgtactaacaaaatacacattttggCCCGACGACAAAAATATCGTTTAATGCCGCGTTATTAcgcaagaaaaagaaaaaaagtgtgattaaTGAAACCAGGCCAAAAAAATCACTCGATACGTACATGCGAGTAAAGCTCCACTTTCAAAGTGCGACAACGACGAATTTGCTGTAGCGTGAATAAATGATGATcattatacaataaataaaatgtgtaaattaCGAAGAAAATTTGATAATTTTGCCTCCTACGCAATATCCTTTTCTCATCTGTCGAGTCGGTGGATGGGAGTGACAGGCGACGTAAATGAATTCGGTTAAGTTCTATATACTACgtgctgtatactgtagtaatatagCGGTTGTGCCtacttatttaatatttattcatttgaaaCGGTTGCCGCAACGAGAATAGGTAAACAAAAAACTGTAAAACAAGTACGGCGGAAaactttaagaaaataaatagtaCATAAAAAGTGGGTCTAAATCAGATATTTTCATATGAAAAttacataaacaaaaaataaaaaaggaaaaaaaatagtagttaataatTCGTGACATTGGTACATTTGGTTATAGAGGGCAGCATATATCCGGTTTTacttttgggtttttttttggttaagTCAATAGAGGGCAGGCAATCGTCCATCGTCGTCACGTGCACAAATCGTGAATTTATCACACGTGTGCACACAGTGGAAAATCCCTGTACTGCGTGACTCGTCGAGTAGAGctagtatttacagtattaattagtattattaatattattaattaagggCTATACATTTAAGATTTCTACTGTAATCTGGGctgctactactgtactactaagcCAAGCTGTGTAGTGTAGGCAGCCTACTACCTAGCTAGCTAGACATAGAGTTATACCTATTGCTAATAATAAGTAAAGGAACTGGCCTACAGTAAAGTAATACCAGCGGGAAGTTTGACAAAcctaacaactccctgctataGTACCAACTAATAGAATACTATAATAGTAGATATTATAGGGCTACTTATAACTACAGTATACCTTTATCGTTTACAACTGAACTACTGCTGAGAATCTAACACCATCGGCATCACAccagcaatataatattatgttttttgcTCTCTGTGTGCCTCAGAATGTCACTAGAAGAAATTTGGACATGCACAAGGATCACAAGAAGTCCTAGTAGTTGCACTTTCTAAGTCTTGTTGATAGATTACAATTATGGAGAGTGAAGAGTTTGACCGTTGGAAAACAACAATGTTACAATCATTTTCAGGACTGTCCGACAGACAAAAATGCACTGCCCTTGAGTTGTTAATTGATATCTGCGGACCTGCCCAACTTACCTACTTATCTGAGCTACAAACTCTGATGCAAAGAGATTTCCTTAAATTGTTACCCCTAGAAATCTCCTATCATGTCATTAAATGGCTTGATATAGATTCTTTAAAAACATGTTGTCTTGTAAGCAAAAAATGGAATGATGTAGTGAATGGATGTGCAAAGATTTGGTTGGCTGCCTGTCATAACCTCGGCTTCAACAAGAAATATGCCGCCACTGACAAAAATGCACACTATTGGAAGACCATGTGTCGGAGTCTCACAGAAAAAATGAAAGCTTTAACAAATAGGTGTTCTTTTAAATGGAATTTGTTGGAAGGGCACACTGGAATAATTACAGCAATCTATTATGCCAATGGCATTCTAGTGTCTGGTAAATAAAGACTTTAATTTTCTTAACTGTACTTGAACGTGCATCATGCTATGttgcattttcaaattgtttattCCATACATGTGGAATGTGTAATACACATTGTGTTTTTCAAAATGGAAGCCACAGCAGATTGAATCTGCATTCATTTTTGCTGTAAAATTAGTACTGcagtaatgtttttaatccatttgcTTATTTTTTATGGACAAACCTAACTACAGGCCTCTGTACTCTTATAAAATCTCTAAACATATTTTAGATTTAAGTAGACTATTTTGGATTACTGTGACATTTTATGCTTAGGTAGCTATGACTTGACAGTGCGTATTTGGAACGTCAATAATAATGAATGCAAGAAAGTTATTCAGACACACAGTTGTGCAGACATCAAATTTGTTGGAAATCAACTTGTAACAGCCTCTTATAATTGTACTGTTGGATTATGGGATATGGAGACTGGCAGTAATGTTAGAATGTACGTTGGTCACACATCAGCAGGTAATAAATCGGTCATGCATGCTTAATTCGATTCCTTACCATTGAGATTATATTATGGGATATGCAAATCAGTTATGAAAGGTGAAAACTGTACTACTtaatattgaattgaagctTACtgttactgtactacagtatcgTTAAAAACCtaaaatgatgatgattgtaAAAAGGCaagaaatgaaaatgttgacacTAATGTATTGTTACTTACAGTTTTCTGTGTAGATCTTGATGTCACAGCACAAATAATTGTCAGTGGCTCGGGTGACTGTACAATCAAAGTTTGGAGTTTGAATTCAAACCAATGTCTTAAAACGTTTGTCTGTGAAGACTGGGTAAAAAATGtaagttttgttttaattattgtagTGTATTcccaaaacaaataaaagtttaGTATCAAGATACAAGACAATGTGTTATTCCTTTTGAATGTTCATTTAacgatatattgtcccctgcaATTCTGATGGTCTTTACTGTAAAATTGaagttattgttattaattaatttaggtaATAGTTGAAAGGTGTAAGACCAATTCACTTTATCATCGGCAAGGGGAAGTGGTGATTTTGGGTGCAGAATGGACTACAAACGTTATCAAGGCAAGTTTATGTTTAACTGGTTACGTTTCAACATTTTCTTCAGCCACATAGAACAACATAGCCATGATAATTGTTTCACATCCTACATTTTCATATTATACACTAGgcattacagtatattacttATATAAAGAACTTTTGATTAATTTTCtacattaatttaataaaatgtaataaaattacTAGAACGTGTACTgtatgaaaaatgtaaaaataatggtcacgcatggtttttttttaaactttattttgcaTACTATTATTTACCTATACAATAATGTacttcatttaaaattttattttacaatggtTGCACAAAACCATCTTTATATATCATTTTGTGCTTAACCCTTTGAAGACGTGGCCATACGGGGTAATTTACTGTTCCAGGACGCGAGGCCCGTATACGTACAGGTTGACTCTTTGGTCACTGAAttgcaaaaaaattatttatttattggaaGGCCAAAACATTTCACATAATAAAATCAACAATTGCAGAAAGTTACagtcataaaaatgtatttatttttcctAAACCTATTAAAAAATACCTTATTTAGCCTCAGTCACTTGGGTTAGAAACCTCTTCAAAGGGTTAAGcaactttttaaacaaattgaacCAGACAAATTTGATAAAgcacacaaaacaaaaatgcttttttttatagATCTGGTCATTATCGAGTGATTATGCACCTCAGCCTGTATCTTTAAAATCGCATACTGGTAGGGATATTACAATGAATAAACCATACCTCAAGATTGATGGCAACATAGTAATATGTGCATGGGATAAGTGTGTCAATTTCTGGAACTTTGAAACATTGCAAATGATTAACTCGTAAGTATTATATGACTAGCTACATTACCTCTATGCTTTGTCCCACTACAGTTAGGACAAAACGTAACCTGCAAATTACTTGGTCAATGTCTAGCTAGTGCTTTACACTATCCTTAAAtttgatgtacagtatatatttatttttcaatttaaattaaatttttttaatgataccAAACAAAAGAATTGCACATTTTGACTGAAAACTTGAATCTGCTGCATCAAGTTATTTACGGCTGTTTTAACTTTAAAGCTCTGCACTatcactatcaaattttatgcgagaaaaaaatgtaccatatttaggcacatttgtaaactagtttgatagtgtagacatagcttaagaaAAATTAAAAGTTCATTGTTTCAAATACAGTAATGATGCTTAAAATGTGTAATGTTCTTCCAATGACAGATGTGAACTACCTTGCCTTCTTGGCTATGGCTCAATGTTTGGCCTTGGAGCTTTTTACAGAGGATTCACTGTACTGTGCCGATTCAACAACCACATAATATCAAAACACATAAATGAACTCCACTTAGGGGTACCCAAAATACTGACTATTGGAGCCGATAAATGGCTCGATGGATGGGATCACAAACCTGAAAGCGGTCTAGTTTTTGCTGCTGTTGTAAatgtaaaccattctattttattggttaaatggtaaaaataacAAGCACTACTATTATAATTAGTACCAGTACCAGTTGCCCTTGATCAAAGTAAATACACTGTTCTAAAATCGATCAACGAACTTTCATACTCCAAACTGGCAAGGTTAATGctgtatacaaaaataaattattatgccAATTCTAATTCAGGAATATAAGACTGGATGTTAGAATGGCAAGTACTGTGCAGTATCCGATTCACAAAACGCTTTATGCAAATTTTCCAGGCGTAAAGATAACTCACATTTTAAACTTCTTTATTGTCACATGATCTGTGCGTAACTTGGCATTGTTCCAACATTATACCTATTGGGATGTTACATCGTCATTCTTAACTGCGTTTGCTTTCCATGACAGATAGGTATTCCAAATAACAGCAACAGAGTTTGTTGTTATCGCTCTTTAAGCAAAACAAACAGAATAAATTAAACAGATTTGGCACActttctgtttttttaattaatgtgcATGCTTAAACATATTGTTACCATTATTAGAAGTGCACCctatttgtaattttttgtttatctcTTTTATTcatctcattaaaaaaaaaataatacacataacaaaaaaaagagtaaaacaaatttaaagaagATGAAATGAAAGGGGCCTTTAGGAAACCCCAAAGTGATAAGAGACCCACAAACAGCTATCAAACTCATCTCCTACAATACTAACCTGTGCTGTAGAGGAATGAAGTAGAAGTTACATATTTGTACAAATGGCCAAACCTGGAAAAAAGGAGAATGTTAAGAATTACTTTTTAAGAATAattaactaaattaaaaaaataggaAATCAAACCATCTGTTAAACTGTATATTTAAACTGTATACATCTTTATTGTGTACCATCTGTTAAACTGTATAGTGTATATTAAATTGAACTTACTTTCCAATTCATTATCATTGTAGATTTGAAATcctgtaaattaaataaacataatattatgatcATGACATGTATAAACAGGGTATGTGTATTTGTGTATTCTTTGTTATGAGcctataaaatacagtaaaatattgataaatataaatatcacCACATCAATCAGCTGAAGGGAGAGAGGGAGGAAGAGGCTTAATGAAGTAAACCTTTTGCAGTTTTTCTTTAACTTGTGTTGTGTCCATCCCACTTGTGTATCCAATTACAGCAAAGTACATACAAATATAGGAGGGAGCAAACAAAGTCTGTAGAAAATATGTTAAATGTTAGTTAAGTGATAAGAAATTTGCagaattatattgtatatactgtactgtacaagttTTTAACAATAACTTTAATTATGATACTCTACTGCAATTATGAATAACCACACATATAATTAATAGGAAGCACAAGCAAATGACTTCAAGATTTATAATAAACTGTAGAAACATGATTTAAATGTGCATCAtggtttaaaaacatttctggCAAAAAGTTATGATTTTTGGTTGGTAAAAAACAAGGAGAAAGGGACTAAAAAGTTTTGTGCAGGAGATAAAAACAAATCCAAAGATAACCCAGATTGGCCCTGATACGGCAAATGTCATTTTCTTTCAATTTCTCAAAACTTCTGTTGTATTCTTACCTGGTCTATTATCATCTTTTTGATTGGTTGAACCATGACATGACCACCTACGAATTTCTCTAGTGTTTTATAATACTTGTATATTAGTGGACCCTGAAATGAAAATTAGTTCTTTTTTTTAAGGCCTATTGTTGTATGGAATTACAGCTCATATGCCTGCACAAATGCACAATATAATTTTTCTAATATTAATGCTTACCTTAAAGATACCttccctacattttttagatctattttaagatcacaaactatatttaatgtaaaaataatactatatggtcctattgcgataacttttttcgtctttaaatggttaaaaatgtgaaaaataagttgattctaataattatagcggcccgctataaatcccaaaatgcattgcgcgcggattgatatttctgtttttcttctgtaattcacccacttttcgatcgatcgtgaggtcaaaacaaattaaagactcaatttgtattaacggagtctggcaaaaatagaaagacaattaatgcagcaactatacaacgtcaggctaggtatatagctagcgtacgatgttcgtacgttaccgatgtttaccaactaggcctacaaaactaagccta contains:
- the LOC140063687 gene encoding F-box/WD repeat-containing protein 2-like, translating into MESEEFDRWKTTMLQSFSGLSDRQKCTALELLIDICGPAQLTYLSELQTLMQRDFLKLLPLEISYHVIKWLDIDSLKTCCLVSKKWNDVVNGCAKIWLAACHNLGFNKKYAATDKNAHYWKTMCRSLTEKMKALTNRCSFKWNLLEGHTGIITAIYYANGILVSGSYDLTVRIWNVNNNECKKVIQTHSCADIKFVGNQLVTASYNCTVGLWDMETGSNVRMYVGHTSAVFCVDLDVTAQIIVSGSGDCTIKVWSLNSNQCLKTFVCEDWVKNVIVERCKTNSLYHRQGEVVILGAEWTTNVIKIWSLSSDYAPQPVSLKSHTGRDITMNKPYLKIDGNIVICAWDKCVNFWNFETLQMINSCELPCLLGYGSMFGLGAFYRGFTVLCRFNNHIISKHINELHLGVPKILTIGADKWLDGWDHKPESGLVFAAVVNVNHSILLVKW
- the LOC140039506 gene encoding mitochondrial inner membrane protein Mpv17-like codes for the protein MRPLQLYLHLLKTHPYKTQATVTGGLFLISDIISQQLIEKKGLKSHDFIRTLRQTAVGFIITGPLIYKYYKTLEKFVGGHVMVQPIKKMIIDQTLFAPSYICMYFAVIGYTSGMDTTQVKEKLQKDFKSTMIMNWKVWPFVQICNFYFIPLQHRAITTNSVAVIWNTYLSWKANAVKNDDVTSQ